One Helianthus annuus cultivar XRQ/B chromosome 12, HanXRQr2.0-SUNRISE, whole genome shotgun sequence genomic region harbors:
- the LOC110894840 gene encoding uncharacterized protein LOC110894840, translating into MSVVCGAECFLAVGCLRWLWKRCTYVGGDDSATWPQATAAEFDSVPHLCRIILAVYEEDLHHPKSPPLGGYRLNPNFVDKRVTYQETLGQAPPYLIYLDHDRKEIVLAIRGLNLKKESDYKLLLNNRLGMQMFDGGYVHHGLLKSAIWLLNKESENLKHLWLENGACYKMVFVGHSLGSGVAALLTVIVVNHRDRLGGIPRDLVRCFALAPARCMSLNLAVKYADVIYSVVLQDDFLPRTATPLEDIFKSIFCLPCLIFLVCLRDTFIPEGRKLKDPRRLYAPGRIYHIVERKFCRCGRYPPEVRTAIPVDGRFEHIVLSSHATADHAIIWIHREAEKALNLMKEKSSETMTTAPTVQKFDRLQSIEKEHKDALERAVSLNIPHAVDANKNEDEDENEPQESLSASTDSEDQSSADKLASKHQDLGDISGGRDTSTTKSEPGETKWDILVERLFERSGSGKFKARKDININTSDT; encoded by the exons ATGTCTGTAGTTTGCGGAGCCGAGTGCTTCCTCGCCGTCGGCTGCCTCCGCTGGCTCTGGAAACGCTGCACCTACGTCGGCGGCGACGACAGCGCCACCTGGCCCCAAGCCACCGCCGCCGAGTTCGACTCCGTCCCCCACCTCTGCCGCATCATCCTCGCCGTCTACGAAGAAGACCTCCACCACCCCAAATCCCCACCCCTCGGCGGATATCGGTTAAACCCTAATTTTGTTGACAAACGAGTCACTTATCAAGAAACCTTAGGTCAAGCTCCACCCTACTTGATCTACCTTGATCATGATCGTAAAGAGATTGTGTTAGCTATTAGAGGTCTGAATTTGAAGAAGGAGAGTGATTACAAATTGTTGTTGAACAATCGGTTGGGTATGCAGATGTTTGATGGCGGGTATGTGCACCATGGGTTGTTGAAATCGGCCATCTGGTTGTTGAATAAGGAGTCTGAGAATTTGAAACACTTGTGGTTGGAGAATGGGGCTTGTTATAAGATGGTGTTTGTTGGGCATTCCCTTGGGTCTGGTGTGGCGGCCTTGTTGACTGTTATTGTTGTCAATCATAGGGATAGGTTGGGTGGGATTCCCAGAGACTTGGTTAGGTGTTTTGCTCTTGCTCCCGCCAGGTGTATGTCGCTTAATTTGGCCGTTAAGTATGCTGATGTTATCTATTCAGTTGTCTTGCAG GATGATTTCTTACCAAGAACAGCCACCCCATTGGAAGACATATTCAAATCGATTTTCTGCTTGCCCTGTTTGATCTTTTTGGTTTGCTTGAGGGATACTTTCATACCAGAAGGTAGAAAACTAAAAGATCCAAGAAGATTATACGCTCCGGGCCGGATTTACCAtattgtagaaagaaaattttgcaG ATGTGGGAGATACCCTCCAGAGGTAAGAACTGCAATTCCCGTTGATGGTAGATTTGAACACATTGTTCTATCATCACATGCTACAGCTGATCATGCAATTATCTGGATTCATCGAGAAGCGGAGAAAGCTTTAAAT TTAATGAAGGAGAAGAGTTCAGAAACAATGACAACAGCACCAACAGTACAAAAGTTTGATCGGCTGCAGTCGATAGAGAAAGAACACAAGGATGCTTTAGAAAGAGCCGTGTCCCTCAACATACCACATGCTGTCGATGCCAATAAAAACGAAGATGAAGATGAAAACGAACCTCAAGAATCCTTGTCAGCATCTACGGACAGTGAAGACCAATCATCTGCTGACAAGCTGGCATCAAAACATCAAGATCTTGGCGACATAAGTGGAGGTAGAGACACCTCAACTACAAAATCGGAACCGGGGGAAACAAAGTGGGATATTCTTGTTGAGAGACTGTTTGAAAGGAGTGGTTCAGGTAAGTTCAAAGCAAGAAAAGATATAAATATAAACACCAGTGACACATGA